In Pasteurella multocida subsp. multocida OH4807, a genomic segment contains:
- a CDS encoding acriflavin resistance protein (COG0841 Cation/multidrug efflux pump) codes for MRFTDIFIRRPILAISISLLIIILGLQAIAKLAVREYPKMTTTVINVSTVYPGADASLIQAFVTSKLEEAVAQADNIDYLSSKSLPNSSLITIKMKLNTDPNAALADVLAKVNSVRSQLPRGIDDPVITSSTGGTGMMYVQFSSTKLDASQVTDYIERVIKPQFFTVEGVAEVQIFGASDYALRIWLDPAKMAAQNLSAMAVRNALSSNNVQTAAGNDNGFYVTYKNKVETTTKSVEELSNLIISAKGNKLVRLRDIAEVELNKSSDSTRAVANGFESVVLAINPTSSANPLVVAENVRPLYEQIKQNLPDSMSAEILYDTTIAINSSIDEVVKTILEATIIVLVVITLFIGSLRAIFIPVITIPISLIGVIMLLQAFDFSINLMTLLALILAIGLVVDDAIVVLENVDRHIKLGETPFRAAIIGTREIAVPVISMTIALMAVYSPMALMEGITGSLFKEFALTLAGAVFISGIVALTLSPMMSSKLLKPHTDPTKLEQCIEHMLTKMNNGYNYALNLVMASRKCMLVFAAVIFATLPFLFNSLAHELTPAEDKGAFMVVGRSPANVNVDYVQEAMKEFEQILKDTPEVDFSMVISGAMGSNQSFSVVTLKDWNERERTQAEVLSELNKKAAHIPEIALTGFNFPEINTGEQGPPIGFVISTASDYKDLANVAGDFLEKMKKSGNFVYTALDLKFDTAQMRIKVDKEKAGTYGVTMQQISATLGGFLSAATIERVDIDGRAYRIIMQVKRDQRLSPESLNNYYVTASNGKSVPLSSFLTMTLEPQPTSLPRFSQLNSAVISAVPLPTKSTGEAVEWLKSAAKEHLPQGYNYDFTGEARQLVQEGNALAMTFILAVIIIFLVLAIQFESLRDPLVIMISVPLAVSGALLTLNFLSSTLPGILRIFGIVTTFPGTTLNIYSQVGLITLVGLITKHGILMCEVAKEEQLNHGKNRIEAIMEAAKVRLRPILMTTAAMVAGVIPLLYASGAGGVSRFSIGIVIASGLTIGTLFTLFVLPVIYSYMATEHKPLPEFDESIKPLTEDSIR; via the coding sequence ATGCGATTTACCGATATTTTTATTCGACGCCCGATATTAGCAATTTCGATTAGCTTGTTGATCATTATTTTAGGATTGCAGGCAATTGCGAAATTAGCGGTGCGTGAATATCCCAAAATGACCACAACGGTAATTAATGTCTCAACTGTTTATCCTGGGGCGGATGCTAGTTTAATTCAAGCGTTTGTGACCTCTAAGCTTGAAGAAGCGGTTGCCCAAGCGGATAACATTGACTATTTGTCATCAAAAAGCTTGCCAAATAGCTCATTAATTACGATCAAAATGAAGTTGAATACGGATCCGAATGCTGCCCTTGCGGACGTGTTGGCAAAAGTGAATTCCGTACGTTCTCAATTACCGAGAGGTATTGATGATCCTGTGATTACCTCGTCAACAGGGGGAACTGGGATGATGTATGTTCAATTTAGCTCGACTAAATTGGACGCGAGTCAAGTAACAGACTACATTGAACGAGTCATTAAACCACAATTCTTTACGGTAGAAGGGGTGGCTGAAGTCCAAATTTTCGGTGCATCGGATTATGCGTTACGAATTTGGTTGGATCCTGCCAAAATGGCGGCGCAGAATCTATCAGCGATGGCAGTGAGAAATGCGTTGTCTTCCAATAACGTACAAACAGCAGCAGGGAATGACAATGGTTTTTATGTGACATATAAAAATAAAGTGGAAACCACGACCAAATCTGTGGAAGAACTGAGTAACCTGATTATTTCGGCAAAAGGCAATAAATTAGTTCGTTTACGTGATATTGCTGAAGTAGAGCTCAATAAATCCAGTGACAGTACTCGGGCCGTAGCTAATGGTTTTGAGTCCGTGGTATTAGCGATTAATCCGACTTCTTCCGCCAATCCATTAGTTGTAGCAGAAAACGTCCGTCCGTTATATGAGCAAATTAAACAGAATTTGCCAGACAGTATGAGTGCTGAAATTCTGTATGACACAACGATTGCGATTAATAGTTCAATTGATGAAGTTGTGAAGACAATTTTAGAAGCAACGATTATCGTTTTAGTGGTTATTACGCTGTTTATTGGTTCATTACGTGCTATTTTCATCCCTGTGATCACGATACCTATTTCGTTAATCGGTGTAATTATGCTGTTACAAGCATTTGATTTCTCCATTAACTTAATGACTTTGCTCGCATTGATTTTAGCCATCGGATTGGTGGTGGACGATGCGATTGTCGTGCTTGAAAATGTGGACCGTCATATTAAATTAGGGGAAACACCATTCCGTGCCGCGATTATTGGTACGCGAGAAATTGCGGTCCCCGTTATTTCGATGACGATTGCCTTAATGGCAGTTTATTCACCGATGGCATTAATGGAAGGCATAACAGGATCTCTCTTTAAAGAATTTGCATTAACGCTGGCAGGTGCGGTATTTATTTCGGGTATTGTGGCATTAACACTTTCACCGATGATGAGTAGTAAGTTGCTAAAACCTCATACGGATCCCACCAAGTTAGAGCAATGTATTGAGCATATGTTAACCAAAATGAACAATGGATATAACTATGCCTTAAATCTTGTGATGGCAAGCCGTAAATGTATGTTGGTATTTGCTGCAGTCATTTTTGCAACGTTACCTTTCTTATTTAATTCATTGGCACATGAATTGACCCCTGCAGAAGATAAAGGGGCATTCATGGTGGTTGGTCGTTCACCTGCTAATGTGAATGTGGATTATGTCCAAGAGGCGATGAAAGAATTTGAACAAATCCTAAAAGACACACCAGAAGTGGATTTTTCGATGGTAATTTCTGGCGCAATGGGGAGTAATCAATCTTTCAGTGTCGTGACATTAAAAGATTGGAATGAACGTGAGCGTACTCAAGCCGAAGTGTTGAGTGAATTAAATAAAAAAGCCGCGCATATTCCAGAAATTGCGTTAACGGGGTTTAACTTCCCTGAAATTAATACGGGTGAGCAAGGACCTCCGATTGGTTTTGTGATCAGTACTGCAAGTGACTATAAAGATTTAGCCAATGTTGCGGGTGACTTTTTAGAGAAAATGAAAAAATCAGGGAACTTTGTTTATACGGCACTGGATTTAAAATTCGATACAGCACAAATGCGTATTAAAGTGGATAAAGAAAAAGCGGGGACGTATGGCGTAACGATGCAACAAATTAGTGCAACGTTAGGAGGTTTCTTATCTGCTGCGACAATTGAACGAGTAGATATCGATGGTCGAGCCTATCGCATTATTATGCAAGTAAAACGTGACCAACGTTTATCGCCAGAAAGCTTGAATAACTATTATGTGACGGCAAGTAACGGGAAATCCGTGCCTTTAAGTAGCTTTTTAACCATGACGTTAGAGCCTCAGCCGACTTCGTTACCCCGTTTTAGTCAATTGAACTCGGCAGTCATCAGTGCGGTACCGTTACCGACAAAAAGTACAGGTGAAGCAGTGGAATGGTTAAAATCTGCAGCAAAAGAACATTTACCACAAGGCTATAATTATGACTTTACTGGCGAGGCGCGTCAGTTAGTTCAAGAAGGGAATGCGTTAGCAATGACCTTTATTTTAGCGGTGATTATTATTTTCTTAGTGCTAGCAATCCAGTTTGAGTCATTGCGTGATCCATTGGTAATTATGATTTCGGTGCCATTAGCGGTAAGTGGCGCATTACTCACACTGAATTTCTTAAGCAGTACGTTACCAGGTATATTAAGAATTTTTGGCATTGTGACTACGTTCCCAGGCACAACATTAAATATTTACTCACAAGTAGGTCTGATCACGCTAGTGGGATTAATCACAAAACATGGTATTTTGATGTGTGAAGTAGCGAAAGAAGAACAGCTAAATCATGGTAAAAATCGTATTGAAGCGATTATGGAAGCTGCGAAAGTACGTTTACGTCCAATTTTAATGACGACGGCTGCAATGGTGGCTGGGGTGATTCCATTACTCTATGCGTCAGGTGCAGGTGGGGTATCTCGTTTTAGTATTGGTATCGTGATTGCCTCTGGTTTGACAATCGGAACCTTGTTTACGCTGTTTGTACTTCCTGTGATTTATAGTTACATGGCAACGGAACATAAACCTTTACCAGAATTTGATGAAAGTATTAAGCCATTAACAGAAGACTCTATTCGTTAA
- a CDS encoding hypothetical protein (COG1956 GAF domain-containing protein) codes for MNYSLLLKQLAEILAPETYLISRMANTSAFIYEHMPDLNWVGFYIVKDGVLKVGPFQGKVACSDIGFGKGVCGYTWQTGKTTVVDDVHQFEGHIACDSASQSEVVVPIFKDGEMIAELDVDSPCLARFSAQDVEFLEKCAALI; via the coding sequence ATGAATTATTCATTATTATTAAAACAGTTAGCAGAAATTTTAGCACCTGAAACGTATTTGATTTCGAGAATGGCAAACACCTCGGCTTTTATTTATGAACATATGCCTGACTTAAATTGGGTTGGGTTTTATATTGTGAAAGATGGCGTGTTAAAAGTGGGCCCTTTTCAAGGCAAAGTTGCGTGTTCCGATATTGGTTTTGGTAAAGGCGTGTGTGGCTATACATGGCAAACAGGAAAAACAACAGTGGTTGACGATGTCCATCAATTTGAAGGTCATATTGCTTGCGATAGTGCTTCACAATCTGAAGTTGTGGTTCCCATTTTTAAAGACGGGGAAATGATTGCAGAGTTGGATGTGGACTCACCTTGTTTAGCCCGTTTCTCTGCACAAGATGTTGAGTTTTTAGAAAAATGTGCCGCACTTATCTGA
- a CDS encoding hypothetical protein (COG0845 Membrane-fusion protein), which produces MSGTQANQPKRSHSVIMKLTLGLIVFLFIMVIAFNVIKDKMIEKAIAGMGEKIYPVTAIDIQPQQWTPVIETTGLVRPNQGAMLSAQIAGTVTNVLVQSGQDVKKGEVLVVLDSAVEQRSLQASQAQLASVKATYQRYLSLFKTKSVSQQELDNAKSAYEALEANIAALKAGIERRQIIAPFDGKTGIVKVNVGQYVNPGMEIVRVEDTSSMKIDFALSQTQLENLYLGQKVTATADARTGETFAAKITAIEPAISSATGLIDAQATFEAEDGRKLLSGMFTRLRVALPTEYDQVVVPQVAVSYNMYGEIAYVLVPLSEEERQTLANRQDFDPNNLSRTYRAKQITVFTKDRQGVYAQLKGEEVKVGDKIVTGGQQNLSNGSLVLVADKVGVGAMQPAKKNNL; this is translated from the coding sequence ATGAGTGGAACTCAAGCAAACCAACCTAAGCGTTCGCATTCGGTGATCATGAAACTAACCTTAGGGCTGATTGTGTTTTTGTTTATCATGGTTATTGCATTTAATGTAATCAAAGACAAGATGATTGAAAAAGCGATTGCAGGAATGGGGGAGAAAATTTATCCCGTGACCGCTATTGATATTCAACCACAACAATGGACCCCAGTTATTGAAACCACAGGGCTTGTGCGCCCTAATCAAGGTGCTATGTTAAGTGCACAAATTGCGGGTACTGTGACAAACGTACTTGTCCAATCAGGGCAAGACGTGAAAAAAGGAGAGGTCTTAGTGGTGTTAGACAGTGCTGTTGAACAACGTAGTTTACAGGCATCACAAGCGCAACTAGCCTCAGTTAAAGCGACTTATCAACGTTATTTAAGTTTATTTAAAACCAAGAGTGTTTCACAACAAGAATTGGATAATGCAAAGTCTGCTTATGAAGCCCTAGAAGCTAATATTGCCGCCTTAAAAGCAGGGATTGAGCGTCGCCAGATTATCGCTCCATTTGATGGAAAAACGGGTATCGTGAAAGTTAACGTTGGGCAATATGTTAATCCTGGTATGGAAATTGTGCGTGTTGAAGATACGAGCAGTATGAAGATTGACTTTGCGTTATCACAAACTCAACTTGAGAATTTGTATCTTGGACAAAAAGTCACAGCAACAGCAGATGCGAGAACAGGTGAAACGTTTGCTGCTAAAATTACAGCCATTGAGCCTGCGATTAGCTCTGCAACAGGATTGATTGATGCGCAAGCAACCTTTGAAGCAGAAGATGGACGTAAATTGTTATCAGGGATGTTTACACGTTTACGTGTTGCATTACCGACAGAATATGATCAAGTAGTGGTGCCACAGGTGGCGGTAAGTTACAACATGTATGGCGAAATTGCGTATGTTTTAGTCCCTCTTTCTGAAGAGGAGCGTCAGACATTAGCGAATCGTCAAGATTTTGATCCGAATAATTTATCACGTACTTATCGCGCGAAACAAATTACGGTTTTCACAAAAGATCGCCAAGGTGTGTATGCACAGCTAAAAGGTGAGGAAGTCAAAGTGGGCGATAAAATCGTAACGGGTGGGCAACAAAATTTAAGTAATGGAAGCTTAGTACTGGTTGCAGATAAAGTCGGTGTTGGTGCTATGCAGCCCGCGAAGAAAAATAACCTATAA
- a CDS encoding transcriptional regulator (COG1309 Transcriptional regulator), whose translation MRQSDLDMTEHIFMAIDQLMAKEGLHNLSMHKIAKAATISPGTIYIYFKCKEQLLEQFARHVFARFQRALEKNYDENQCFFEQYRQMWWNIWHFLEENPSILLNMHQYRSLPGFDTVIKEWDTGHWSAFCERAQAAGELCHLPIKVLFTLGLDSAIQLAWKKVYFNESLSVEILESVIQRTWRAMQK comes from the coding sequence ATGCGTCAGTCTGATTTAGATATGACCGAGCATATTTTTATGGCGATTGATCAGCTCATGGCAAAAGAGGGTTTGCATAATTTATCTATGCATAAAATCGCCAAGGCTGCGACCATTTCGCCAGGTACGATTTACATTTATTTTAAGTGTAAGGAACAGTTACTGGAACAGTTTGCTCGGCATGTATTTGCACGTTTTCAGCGTGCGCTTGAGAAAAACTATGATGAAAATCAGTGTTTTTTTGAGCAATATCGCCAAATGTGGTGGAATATTTGGCATTTTTTAGAAGAGAATCCCAGCATATTGTTAAATATGCACCAATATCGCTCTTTACCGGGATTTGATACGGTGATTAAAGAGTGGGATACTGGTCACTGGAGTGCATTTTGTGAGCGAGCACAGGCTGCGGGTGAATTATGCCATCTTCCGATAAAAGTCTTGTTCACGTTAGGCTTAGATAGTGCAATTCAACTTGCATGGAAGAAAGTGTATTTCAATGAATCACTTTCTGTCGAGATTCTTGAATCTGTTATTCAGCGCACATGGCGCGCGATGCAGAAATAA
- a CDS encoding cell division protein FtsN, putative (COG3087 Cell division protein): MARRDYARRGSKKKQKGTNKLVLVLSAGLVIVGFAIGLFLIKEKAPEKVVVSPKVETAQPKSVLPSRPEEVWSYIQALETRTVPVNDDPQSLEKNMRLTEEQKKILLAMEQEQKQVEQARLKQEELKKAEESVKKETALPSSETSSTKAESTKSAHKPSAVVEEKKSEPTKEVVKVEPVKKVEVVNVTASERKYGLQCGAFKNRTQAENLQARLAMSGLNARVNSSAEWNRVVVGPIGERAAAVKAQEKAKSIASCVVIGM, encoded by the coding sequence GTGGCAAGACGAGATTATGCCCGTCGTGGCAGTAAGAAAAAGCAAAAAGGAACAAATAAGCTCGTATTAGTACTGAGCGCAGGACTGGTTATCGTGGGTTTTGCTATTGGTTTATTCTTGATTAAGGAAAAAGCACCAGAAAAAGTTGTAGTGTCCCCTAAAGTTGAGACAGCGCAGCCTAAAAGTGTATTACCTAGTCGTCCAGAAGAAGTATGGAGTTATATTCAAGCATTAGAAACACGAACTGTGCCCGTTAATGACGATCCTCAATCATTAGAAAAAAATATGCGTCTGACAGAAGAACAAAAGAAAATTTTGTTAGCGATGGAACAAGAACAGAAACAGGTTGAACAAGCACGTTTAAAACAAGAAGAGCTAAAAAAAGCAGAAGAAAGTGTTAAAAAAGAGACCGCACTTCCATCGAGTGAAACAAGCAGTACGAAGGCAGAATCAACTAAATCAGCACATAAACCTTCTGCGGTTGTTGAAGAAAAAAAATCAGAGCCTACTAAAGAGGTTGTAAAAGTTGAGCCCGTGAAGAAAGTAGAGGTTGTGAATGTAACGGCCTCAGAACGTAAATATGGATTACAATGTGGGGCTTTTAAGAACAGAACACAAGCAGAAAATCTGCAAGCCCGTCTTGCAATGTCAGGATTAAATGCACGTGTCAACTCAAGTGCAGAATGGAATCGAGTCGTTGTTGGACCAATTGGAGAGCGTGCCGCAGCCGTCAAAGCACAAGAAAAAGCGAAATCTATAGCAAGTTGTGTTGTGATTGGTATGTAA
- a CDS encoding primosome assembly protein PriA (COG1198 Primosomal protein N' (replication factor Y) - superfamily II helicase), whose product MQFIRVALAVPLFRFFDYLLPDDVYAVIGGRVIVPFGTQKRVAIVVDFPSQTDVAAQQLKSVIEVLDQRSLFHPETWKLLYWAANYYQTSLGEVLFQALPTKLRQGESALETSQIFWRLTQLGEQALHQGELKRAKRQAEVLNVLAAGPLEKGRATFSRAILSALKQKQYIEEVRVEPMPQPWRDRLGALPIVKAENRLTLNKQQALAFSQLVFHEGFAAWLLDGVTGSGKTEIYLQVIEHVLNKGKQILVLVPEIGLTPQTVQRFTARFHVAIDVLHSHLNDTQRLQVWQRARTGQSAIIIGTRSALFTQFSDLGLIVIDEEHDASFKQQDGVRYHARDLSIVLAKQLAIPVLMGSATPSLESLNNVAHGKYHRLVLSKKAGNSTALYHSVIDLKQQKLHHGLSETLLQRMANHLQKGNQVLLFLNRRGFAPVLLCHECGWIAECPHCDKPYTYHQHQRVLRCHHCSAQKSIPMQCGHCGSTHLLTTGLGTEQLEMTLKTHFPQYQVTRIDRDSTARKGKLEHYLAEIQQGKSQILIGTQMLAKGHHFPDVTLVVLVNVDSALFSVDFRAEERLAQLYIQVAGRAGRVEKQGEVVLQTHYPDHPLLQALLTQGYDTFAAQSLMLRKNMGLPPFSAQALFKAQSRHSEEAEQVLQRIADYFYQWCEKTSLHDLSILGPIAAPFSKKAGQYRWQLLLQHPSRAQLQRALTAFQQAQPVKYGQVRCVLDVDPLDLS is encoded by the coding sequence ATGCAATTCATCCGCGTGGCACTTGCAGTGCCTTTATTTCGTTTTTTTGATTATCTTTTACCTGATGATGTTTATGCTGTAATCGGTGGGCGAGTTATTGTGCCTTTTGGGACGCAAAAGCGCGTTGCGATTGTGGTCGATTTTCCCTCTCAAACAGATGTTGCCGCTCAACAGTTAAAGTCCGTAATTGAGGTGTTGGATCAAAGGAGTTTATTTCATCCAGAAACCTGGAAGCTCTTATATTGGGCGGCAAATTATTATCAAACGTCATTAGGTGAAGTTTTGTTTCAAGCATTACCAACTAAATTAAGACAAGGAGAAAGTGCGCTTGAAACAAGTCAAATATTTTGGCGACTAACCCAGTTGGGAGAGCAAGCCCTGCATCAAGGTGAGTTGAAAAGGGCGAAAAGACAAGCGGAAGTATTAAACGTGTTAGCGGCTGGTCCATTAGAAAAAGGGAGAGCAACATTTAGCCGTGCCATATTGTCGGCATTAAAACAGAAGCAATATATTGAGGAAGTCAGGGTAGAACCGATGCCACAACCTTGGCGGGACAGGCTGGGAGCCTTGCCGATAGTCAAGGCAGAAAATCGTTTAACGCTAAATAAGCAACAAGCTCTTGCTTTTAGCCAGCTGGTTTTCCATGAAGGTTTTGCAGCATGGTTGTTAGATGGAGTAACGGGTTCAGGAAAAACAGAGATTTATTTGCAAGTTATTGAACATGTTTTAAATAAAGGAAAACAAATTTTAGTGTTAGTGCCTGAAATTGGTTTAACGCCTCAGACTGTGCAGCGCTTTACTGCCCGTTTTCATGTTGCAATTGATGTTTTACATTCTCATTTGAATGATACTCAGCGGCTGCAAGTATGGCAGCGTGCACGGACAGGGCAAAGTGCGATTATTATAGGAACACGATCCGCACTTTTTACTCAATTTTCTGATTTAGGTTTGATAGTTATTGATGAAGAGCATGATGCATCGTTCAAGCAACAAGATGGTGTTCGTTATCATGCACGTGATTTATCTATTGTCTTGGCGAAACAGTTGGCGATTCCAGTATTAATGGGCTCGGCAACGCCTAGTTTAGAAAGTTTAAATAATGTTGCTCATGGGAAATATCATCGCCTAGTTTTATCTAAAAAAGCAGGAAATTCTACCGCACTTTATCATTCTGTTATTGATTTGAAACAGCAAAAATTACATCATGGTTTGTCTGAAACGTTATTACAGCGTATGGCGAACCATTTGCAAAAGGGTAATCAGGTTTTGTTGTTTTTAAATCGGCGTGGTTTCGCGCCTGTGCTACTTTGTCATGAATGCGGGTGGATTGCAGAGTGCCCACATTGTGATAAGCCATACACTTATCATCAACATCAACGTGTGTTACGTTGCCATCATTGTTCAGCTCAAAAATCGATTCCAATGCAATGTGGGCATTGTGGTTCTACACATTTGCTGACCACGGGATTGGGAACAGAACAATTAGAGATGACATTAAAAACGCATTTTCCACAATATCAAGTGACGCGTATTGATCGCGATAGCACTGCGCGTAAAGGCAAATTAGAACATTATTTAGCTGAAATTCAACAGGGTAAAAGTCAGATTCTGATTGGGACGCAAATGCTTGCAAAAGGGCATCATTTTCCTGATGTGACCTTGGTGGTGTTAGTGAATGTGGATAGTGCGTTATTTTCAGTCGATTTTAGAGCGGAAGAGCGTTTAGCTCAACTTTATATTCAAGTGGCAGGTCGTGCAGGGCGTGTAGAAAAACAGGGAGAGGTTGTATTGCAAACACATTATCCAGACCACCCACTTTTACAGGCATTATTGACTCAAGGGTATGATACTTTTGCCGCTCAATCTTTGATGTTACGTAAAAATATGGGGCTTCCCCCTTTTAGTGCACAAGCCTTATTTAAAGCGCAAAGTCGTCATAGTGAAGAGGCTGAACAGGTTTTACAACGTATTGCCGATTATTTTTATCAATGGTGTGAAAAAACATCGCTTCATGACCTCTCGATTTTAGGACCTATCGCCGCACCGTTTAGTAAAAAAGCGGGACAATACCGCTGGCAATTATTGTTACAGCATCCTTCTCGTGCTCAATTACAACGGGCATTAACCGCATTTCAACAAGCGCAGCCAGTCAAATATGGTCAGGTACGTTGTGTTTTAGATGTTGATCCGCTTGATTTAAGTTAG
- a CDS encoding 50S ribosomal protein L31 (COG0254 Ribosomal protein L31), with the protein MKQGIHPNYVEVTATCSCGNVIKTRSTVGKDLNLDVCGKCHPFYTGKQRVVDTGGRVERFNKRFNIPGTK; encoded by the coding sequence ATGAAACAAGGTATTCACCCTAATTATGTAGAAGTTACAGCAACCTGTTCTTGCGGTAACGTTATTAAAACTCGCTCAACAGTGGGTAAAGATTTAAACTTAGACGTTTGTGGCAAATGCCACCCATTCTATACTGGTAAACAACGTGTTGTTGATACTGGCGGTCGTGTAGAACGCTTTAACAAACGTTTTAACATTCCTGGTACTAAATAA
- a CDS encoding RfaJ protein (COG1442 Lipopolysaccharide biosynthesis proteins, LPS:glycosyltransferases), whose amino-acid sequence MLYKNMNIVFNADNNYAPYLAIAILSIIKTNTAPINFYVLDLGINEISKNKIKEIVHSSRNNVEFIIIKENELKGPPQTIDYIPPITYARLKIADYLPENIEKIIYLDTDILVNESLQSLWETKLQDNWIAACFDPFIEYNKKDYKSKIGLSSNQHYVNAGVLLINLSKWRSSNIWRKSINFFKDFPAAEYQDQDIINFLFKGKILYIDNRYNFSINHKNRIKRKIKNHNITLHPLEKTTMPVAIFHYVGPTKPWHSTCTMSKVNKFQQLFSEIENPPIEWIKKIQLQNTKQHILSIVRDLKDKYFYKIY is encoded by the coding sequence TTGCTATATAAAAATATGAATATTGTTTTTAATGCTGACAACAATTATGCACCATACCTTGCAATTGCAATTCTTAGCATAATAAAAACCAATACTGCGCCCATTAATTTTTATGTCCTAGATTTAGGAATAAATGAAATATCTAAAAATAAAATTAAGGAAATAGTCCATAGCTCTAGAAATAATGTTGAGTTCATTATTATCAAGGAAAACGAACTTAAAGGGCCACCACAGACAATTGACTATATCCCACCTATAACATATGCAAGGTTGAAGATTGCAGACTATCTTCCTGAAAATATAGAAAAAATCATCTATTTAGATACTGATATTTTAGTAAACGAAAGTCTACAATCATTATGGGAGACAAAACTACAAGACAATTGGATAGCCGCATGTTTTGATCCGTTTATAGAATATAATAAAAAAGATTATAAGTCTAAAATAGGCTTATCTTCAAACCAACACTATGTAAATGCAGGAGTGCTATTAATTAATCTTTCAAAATGGCGTTCAAGCAATATTTGGAGAAAAAGCATTAATTTTTTTAAAGACTTTCCAGCAGCCGAATACCAAGATCAAGATATTATTAATTTTCTATTTAAAGGAAAAATATTATATATTGATAATCGATATAATTTTTCAATAAATCATAAGAATAGAATTAAGAGAAAAATAAAAAATCACAATATAACTTTACATCCCTTAGAAAAAACCACAATGCCAGTTGCAATATTCCATTATGTTGGTCCAACTAAGCCTTGGCATTCAACTTGCACAATGTCTAAAGTAAACAAATTTCAACAGCTCTTCTCTGAAATTGAAAATCCCCCTATAGAATGGATAAAGAAAATACAGCTACAAAATACTAAACAACATATACTATCTATTGTTAGAGACTTGAAAGATAAGTATTTTTATAAAATTTATTAG
- a CDS encoding formamidopyrimidine/5-formyluracil/ 5-hydroxymethyluracil DNA glycosylase (COG0266 Formamidopyrimidine-DNA glycosylase) translates to MPELPEVETTKNGISPYLEGFIIEKIVVRQPKLRWMVSEALQYVSQQKVIALSRRAKYLIIHTEKGHIIGHLGMSGSLRIVSEQDTIDKHDHIDIVMNNGKILRYNDPRRFGAWLWTDNLAEFHLFLKLGPEPLSDEFNADYLWQKSRKKQTALKTFLMDNAVVVGVGNIYANEILFLCGLHPQKTAGSLTKSQCSQLVEQVKCVLTRAIQQGGTTLKDFLQPDGRPGYFAQQLLVYGNKGKPCQKCATIIESLVIGQRNSFYCPMCQQNK, encoded by the coding sequence ATGCCAGAATTACCAGAAGTTGAAACCACAAAAAATGGAATTAGCCCTTATCTTGAGGGTTTCATTATTGAGAAAATAGTGGTTCGACAACCTAAATTACGTTGGATGGTGAGCGAAGCGTTACAGTATGTTTCTCAACAAAAAGTGATTGCGTTGAGTCGTCGTGCTAAATATTTAATCATTCACACTGAGAAAGGGCATATAATTGGGCACTTAGGAATGTCTGGTTCATTGCGTATTGTATCTGAACAAGATACGATCGATAAACATGATCATATCGATATCGTGATGAATAACGGTAAGATCTTGCGTTATAACGATCCTCGTCGTTTTGGTGCATGGTTATGGACTGACAATCTAGCAGAGTTTCATCTTTTTTTAAAATTGGGACCAGAGCCTCTTTCTGATGAATTTAATGCAGACTATCTATGGCAAAAAAGCCGCAAAAAACAAACCGCACTTAAAACCTTTCTAATGGATAATGCAGTAGTAGTTGGCGTAGGGAACATTTATGCAAATGAAATCCTATTTTTGTGTGGTTTACATCCACAAAAAACGGCTGGTAGCTTAACTAAATCACAATGTTCACAGCTTGTTGAGCAGGTTAAATGCGTATTGACTCGGGCAATTCAACAAGGTGGCACAACGTTAAAAGATTTTCTTCAACCTGATGGACGCCCAGGTTACTTTGCACAACAATTATTAGTCTATGGTAACAAAGGCAAGCCTTGTCAAAAATGTGCCACAATAATTGAAAGTTTAGTTATTGGACAACGAAATAGTTTTTATTGTCCAATGTGTCAACAGAATAAATAA